CTCCCACAAAAGGGTAAAGCATGTTTTTGGACTTGGTCTTAATTAGAGGAAAAAAGTTATAATTCAGTCTCAGGGATTGAGAAAAAATGGTGGATTGAAAATTAAGGTCATAGCCTTGAATAGTTTGGCTGCCATACACTTTACCGGTAATAAAATGGATACCTAAACTTAGTGGTTTTGCCACCGGCTCTTCCAAATAAATATGATATGCTAATTTATATTGTAAACCGGGTTTATAATCTTGGGATTTAATATCGGTAAAACCGGTAAAACCACCAATTCCAATTCCGATTCTTGGAAGGCTTAATTTCTTTTGTCCATAGGATTCAACGGGATTAAAATATCCCATCCAACAGGAAAACAGAAAAACAAAAACTGAAAAAGGGGTAAATTTTGAATTCACTATAAATAAAAAGACACAGCTCTTACGCAAAGCTGTGTCTTAAGGTTATAGTGATTTGATCGATTAACGACCTTGTTTATCTAATGCTTCTTGAACAGAGATTCTTACCCCATCTTGGTAGGCAGTAACAAATGGACCAGGAACGCCATTGTTGTCACGAACACTGTTTGAATATGCTTTAGCGGCTTTGTAGTTTTGGAACTCACCGATTACATATTTGTTCCAACCTTCATGCTCTTCCCAGGCAACATTGTCTGTTAAATTAAATTGAGTTTTAAATTCAGCTCCATCAACTTTGCGTTTGGTAGCAGCAACCTGAACACGGTAAACTAAACCATTAACACGAGCAGATGCTTTTGGGGCAGAGGTGGTGGCTTTAGGTTCAGCTTTAGGTTGACTTGCGGCAACTTGAGCAGCAGCTTCGGCTTTTCTTCTATCTTCAGCTTCTTTCTCTTGTTTAGCTTTAGCTTCATCGGCTTTACGTTGAGCGGCAACTTCTGCTTCTTTAGAACCTGAGCCTTCCGAGCTAGAATTCTGACTAGTGCTAGCGCTTACTTCTACATTTCCACCTTGACTGGAAGTTTCTACACTTACATTAGGAGTAACCGGATCGGCAGACTTAATGGTTGTTGTAGCAACAGCACCGGAAGCAGTAACTTTGATGATATCTTTTGGCAGAGCTGCATTTTGGGTTTCATTGTTTTGGATATAAGAAAAAGAACCCTCCAAAATTTGATCTCCGGATACAGAAGCATCCACCTTAACTTTATAGGACACCTTGAAGGTTTTATCTCCTGGCAAAGCCATCCAAAGAAATTTAACTTTTTGCTCTTTAAAGGAAAAGGTTGAACCATTGGGATTATCGGGACTGGCTGTCATACCGGCAGGCAATTCCTGCTGCAATTTGGCAAATCCGGAAACATCGCCTTTAGTAACAGTTAATTCAACGGTAAATTCTTTACCTGCTTCAACAGTGGCAGGAATGTTAGAGGTTACTTTAACGTCTTGAGCAAATGCTGAAATACAAGTGGCAAAAGCAGTAAGAAAAAAAGTAGCTTTTAAGGTTTGCTTCATTCTTTAAGTGATTTTGGGCGGCGAAAGTTATGATTTATTTGATTCTGTGCTTGGTGATTTTTTTAATTCGTATTCCAAGACTTTATTTCAAATTATTTATACGATATTTTCAAATAAAGTTACAACTGTTGTTAGTCGATTAGCTAAAGTCAACTGAGGGTTATAGAATTGGGAATTGAGGCAAAATATTCTTAAGATTTATTGTTCGAAGAAGAAATCTATCAAGCGATTAATATCGGAGGATTTCAACTGACTTTCTCCTTCAAAGAAAGCATCAATAGCGCTGGAAATTTCATCCGAAGAAATATAACCATCACCATTGGTATCAACAAATTTGAAGTCATTTAGCGTATTTCCGCTGTTTGCAGCACCGGAGGCACTAACTTTTTGAGGTTTTTCTGAACTAAAATAAGTACCAACCATTTCATCTTTCATGCTTGGGAAAATCTCTTTTAAACGAGTGTGGTCAGAAGCAACAGAATCTTTGCTCATACCCGGACCTTCTTCCGGAATGGTAACACCTTTAGCATCTACCACTGCACCTTCTTTGGAGGCTTTTTCATCATCCATATAATCCGGAACACCATCTTTATCAGCATCCAATGGACAACCTCTTTCGTCAACCTTTACACCTTCAGGAGTTGCACCACATTCATCGGTGTTGTTTTTAACACCATCCCCATCATCATCTTCCTTGTCATAAGATGCAAAATCCACATCATCAAATTCGGTAGGTTCTTTTTTAACCCCTTTCATACCTATATTATAAGTAAAGGAAGTACCAACATATACATAACTATCATTTCCGCCGGCTTTCACGTTATCAATTAAATCCGACATAGTCATATAATAAGCGGCCTGGAAGTTTCCATAAAACAAATTACTAAACTTATAACGCAAACCTAAACCCATTGGAAAAACCAAGGCATTAGGGGTTGCAACTTTAACCGAAGTTTCATACTTGCGGTCCAACTGAGTTATGTATGAATTCCCTCCCCCTTGAATTACATCCTGAGTTTGAGGACGAGTACGAATGGTTCCATCAGACCAATAGTTGTATGCTTCACCATTTTTATCCAATGAATCTGTTTTTTGAGTAAACATCATGTAACCAACCCCACCATATAAATAAGGAGAGAATTTGGAAGACCGATTGATAAACAAATTGTTATCCAAATAAAGTATCACATTCAACTCCCCTTGCATGACGGTATTTTCGAAATTCAAATTACGGGTATTAGTCCGCTCATTTCTAGCCATTTTACCATACATACCACTTAATTGAACACCAAAAGCACTGTAAAAGCGTTGTTCAATATCCAAACGATAGGTCATTCGGAAGTTAGAAAAGTCCATAACCTTCAACGAAGTACCAATATCGCCGTTAAAAGCGAATTGACCAACTCCCAGGCTAATAGAAGGCCATTTATTTGGTTCGTAAGGGGGACGAACACGTTTAGGTTTGGAGGTAGCGCTATCGCCCTGAGACAAGGCAGATGCTGCTAAACAAAAAACGGCTCCTAAAGTAAGTAGTACAGGTTTTAATTTCATGCGGTTTAACCCTACAATTTTGACCCGCTAAAATAGAACTAATTTCATCTGTTTGTGAATTTTTATAAAATTTCCTTAAAAAGGGTAATTTAGTTTTTGCTTTTCTTTGCAGCATGACTGCAAAAATTATAACAAACAAAGGGGAAATGAAAGTGGAATTCTTTGAAAAGGATGCCCCAAAAACCGTTGCCAACTTTGTAAAACTCTCCAAAATCGGCTTCTATAAAGGTATTAAATTTCACAGGGTTATTCCTAACTTCGTCGTTCAGGCAGGTTGTCCTAATGGAATTGGCAATGGAGGCCCGGGATATACCATTCCATGCGAACTTACCGGCGATAACCAATACCATGACCGCGGAATATTATCCATGGCGCATGCCGGCAAAGATACCGGAGGCTCTCAATTTTTTATTTGCCACAACCGCGAAAACACCAAACACCTTGATCGTAAACATACCGTTTTCGGAAAAGTAGTGGATGGGATAGATGTTGTGGACAAAATTCAAGTAGGGGATATCATCGAAAACATTGAAATCACCGATTAATAAAAACCATTTATATCAACAAAAAAGGCCGGAAATTCCGGCCTTTTTCATTTTAAAGCTATTTGAATTAATTCAATCGGCGGAACAAACCACCAAATTGCATCATTTCCATAATATTGCTGACCTTTAATTTTCCGGTCATTAACGCTTCTTGCGGATTCATTTTACCAGATTCTACGGCTTCGTAAACAGCGTCTTCAACCTCTGTTAAACAATTGGCATTACCATCCAAACCCTCAGAAACCTGACAACTGCCTTTGTCTAGCTTAACGGTAAATTTCCCTCCATTCGGACCACTGATGTCAAAATGAAATATTCCACTGTAATTGGCTGCTTTCTCGGCTTTTAAACGCGACGATAATCCAAGAATAATCCCTTTGGCTGTAGTTGGCTTTGGAGATGCTTCCTGAGCAGGTGATGCACTCGTTGATCCGGACTCTTTCTGTTGGCTGGGTTTAGAATAGTTAACATCATCGATAACCATTTTGGCAATAATCTCCCGCATAATTTCACTGCTTCCTCCTCCAATTGTTCCAATTCTAGAATCCCTGAATGCTCGAGCCACTTTGTATTCTTCCATGTAACCATATCCTCCAAAAAACTGAACACATTGATACATTACTTTATCTGCCAATTCGGTGGATAGCAACTTTGCCATGGAACATTCCTTCACGGCAAATTTTCCATCCCCATGTAAACGGCATACATAATATACAAACTGCTTGCAGGCCTCAATTTCAGTTGCTAATTGAGCAACTCGGTGACGCAAAACCTGAAACTTATCAATTGTTCGTCCAAAAGCCTTCCTTTCTGACATGTATTTCAAACTGTACTCCAAAACATTTTCGCTTGACGAATAACCCATGATAGAACCTGTTAAACGTTCCAACTGCAATCCACCCATCAGGTAATAAAATCCTTGTCCCTCCTCCCCTATTCTATTTTTTACCGGAACTTTTACATCATCAAAATTTAGTTCGGCAGTATCCGATGAATGCCAGCCCAATTTCTTTAACTTACGTTTGGAGATTCCGGGCGTGTCCAAGTCAATGACCAATAAACTAACACCACCTGTTCCGGCCTCCGGATTTGTTTTTACAACTGCAATAAGAAAATCACCATAATAAGCATTGGTTATAAAGGTTTTTGCACCATTTACAACATAGTAATCACCTTCTTGAATGGCCTTTGTTTGTATGTTGGCAGCATCCGAGCCTGCCCCGGGTTCAGTTATTCCAATACAACAAATTTTTTCACCGGTAATGGCAGGTTTAAGGTAATGTTCCTTCAAGTATTCACTTCCATGTTTGTAAATGTATGGTGAAGCCATATATTGCTGAACAGCAGCAGTTATTGTAAATCCCCCGCTAAACACTTTTGAAATCTCTTCCATAAATACTACTGAATAGAAAAAATCGGCATTGGTTCCACCCCATTCTTCTGAGTAGTTTAGACCTAAATACCCCATATCTCCAAACTTTTTCCAAACCTCTTTGGGAATTTGTCCTTTTTCTTCCCATTCATCAATAAATGGTTTTACCTCTTTATCAAGAAATTGCCTAAGGCCTTGGCGAAAGGTTTCGTGGTCTTCTGTAAAGTAATATGAACTCATGATTGTTTCTAATATATCAGGCGAAATTAGAGGATTTTAAATAAGTTTACTGATTCTTTCATTTTTTTGGGTCTATTCGGTTATTTTTGCAGCATGAGCCATTTGATAGCACCTTCCATTCTTTCTGCCGACTTTGCCAATCTGCAACGCGATTGCGAAATGATTAACCAAAGCAGCGCAGATTGGTTTCATGTTGATATAATGGATGGGGTTTTTGTCCCCAACATTTCTTTTGGCTTCCCGGTTATCAAAGCCATTAAAAAACATGCCCGGAAACCCTTGGACGTGCATCTGATGATTGTTGAACCTCAACGGTATTTCAAAGAATTTAAAGAGGCAGGTGCCGATATTCTTACAGTACATCTGGAAGCATGTACACATCTTCATCGGTCAATACAAGAAATAAAAGCACTCGGCATGAAAGCAGGTGTGGCACTTAATCCTCATACCCAGGTTTCTTTGCTGGAAGATGTAATTAAAGACATTGATTTAATTTGTGTTATGAGCGTAAATCCGGGATTTGGCGGACAAAAATTCATAGAAAACACTTATTCCAAAGTTAAAAAACTGCATCAAATGAAAATGGAAACCGGCAGTCAGGCATGGATTGAAATTGATGGTGGAGTAGATTTAACTAATTACCGGGAATTAATCCGTTCCGGAGCACAGGTTTTAGTAGCCGGTAACACTGTATTTGGTTCAACCAATCCCTCCCAAACAATTGAAATTCTGAAATCATAGTAATGCTCAATTTTATTTGTTTATTTTAGCCGCTTTCATTTTCATTAATGTTAAAGCAATTCACTTCTATTGTTGCATTTATTTGCATTTCAGCCTCCCTATTTTCTCAAAATTTTAATGATAATTATGAACCTATTTTAATTAAAGGCGATATTTCAAGCCAAGAATTAAGTTCACCAAATTGGGGAATATTTAAAGAAGCTGCCCGAAAATACGCCATGGATTCCCAAAAAACCTGGCGGCTGGAAAAAGATATCAATCAGGATAGGCTGAAAATGCTAACCGGTGGTGCGGTTTATTTCCATGACGAAATTTCCCAATTTGTACAGAAAATCTTAAACGATCTCTTAATTACCGAACCTGCATTGGAAGGTAAAATTAAAGTGTATGTTACAAGGTATTCTTCAGTCAACGCTATTTCCCTTCCTGAAGGTAGCATTTTTCTGAATATCGGACTTATTGCAACCATGGAAAATGAAAGCCAATTGGCTGCTATTCTATGCCATGAAATTGCTCATATTAAGAAACAACATGTGGTTTCAAATATGCAAAAACTGGAAAAGATTAAACAAGAAGAAGAAAATGTGTATAACCCGGATGGTAATATGTTTCGTAACCTGTCCTTTAGTCGCGATAATGAATTTGAAGCCGATGCAGTTGGTCTTTCCTTGCTCATTGCCAGTAAATACAATGCCGCCGAAATGCCCAAAGCCCTGGAAATGTTAGAACATCTGGATTCTAATGAAGCTCCTTTCGATCTGGTAAAACTTTTCAATACCGACTATTATACCATTGACACTGCTTCCATTTCCCCAAAAAAAATCACCAAATGGCTTAAATCAGAGCGCACCGATAGCGACAACGCCATGATTCTTGGTCTGGTGGAAGATATTTACCTGACTCATCCGGAAATTGAAAAAAGAAGTCTGGCCCTCCGTGAAATATTAAAAAGCACCAACTATCAAGGCAAAGGGAACAATCCTGAATCTACTTTCCAAAAAATTAAGGAATTAGCCCGTTTCGAAATTCTTGCCAATTCCCTTGCCAATGGTAACTATGTAAAAACCTTGTATGAAGGTCTTCGATTACTTAGAATCTATCCCGAAAACAGCTTTGTTAAACTTTGTATTATGAAAAGTTTATACTGGATGAGTCAATTAAAAGACCAGGATTTATTGGAAAATGTGATGGAAAAGTCTTCTCTCATTCCAACTCGAAATTATGCCATGATTAGCTTGCTGGTTGCAAAACCTGATTTAACTCAATTTAAAAAATTAATGTATGGTTATACAAAAGCCCAGGAAGAAAAATTGAAAAACCGGGAGGAGTTCGCACTTCAACTGGCTTTAGCAACCGAAGCCTATCTAGGAAAAGAGGCCGCTAATGTATTCTACCGACAATTCCTGGTCGCCTTTCCTCAATCAAGCTACAAAACCTTAATTGCTGAAAAACTGAAATAATGAAAACACTAAAAATCTTCAGCACCCTTGCTTCTTATTGCTTTCTTGTATTCTTAAGTTCCTGCGGAGGTTACGTAAGCATTAACCGCATGGAAGGCTATGCAGCTCAAAAGGAAAATATCCAAAAAATCATTTACATCGCTCCACAGGCTTTTGTTTTTAATTCCAGAAATTACGAGGAAATTAACAACTTCAAAACCGAAAAACACCAAAAAGGAATTGAAACCATTATGCAAAAAATGGCCAAGGATAAAAGTTCTAAAATCGATTTGGTTCTGCTTCCTAAAAATTTTCAGGGTTTGAAAGAAGATTACCTGAAATACCTTGTTCCTCTAAAAAATGAAATTTTATTACACGTTCAAATGCAGGATAACCCTCTTAATTCTGCCTCCAGAAAACATGATCAACGTATATCCCGACAGGTATTTGTTGTACCAATTAAGGTGAGTCCGCAATGGAGCAAACTCAGCAGCATTTATGGAACCCCTTATTTCGGCTTTGTTGGCTCCTTTTCCAATGAATCGAAAACAGTGGTTGTTAATTATGTTTTGGATGTCAATAAAGGAGAACTAATTTACCAAAGCCTTTCAGCCACGTATGGCTCTGTAGGAACAGTTGCTATCAGTCATTTGATTTATGACAGTATTTATTTAATGAACCATACCAATTAACAAATGAAAAAAGCACTATTTTTCCTTTCTTTCGCCTTGTTTTTCAGTAGTTCAAATGCTCAATATGGTGGATTTATCGGAAAACGATTCATGGTTAAAACCACTATTTTCGATGGGAAATATACTCCTGTTTGAAATGCCGAATTGGAATTTTCTATTTTCCGTAATTTATCCATTAGCTTCGGTTACCAATTCTTTGAATCCGATAAGGTTGGACAACGGATTAAAAAAGATATGAAATTCAACAGCGATCTTGTGGGTTTAGGAAATACGGTTTCAGTTCCTTCTTCTTTCGATGAAAAAGCCTATGTGAAGGCTAGTACCTTCTACTATATCCTAAAATTCTACCCCAATCGAATGCTTCCTGCCCCTCGAGGATTTTACCTTTATTGGCAAAACGGATACGGTAAAGCCAATGTATCCGGAATTGGCGTGAATGACACGGATGGCCCTTATCATTTCGTAGAATATAAAGTTCCTGTTATGACCTATGGATTTGGATTGGGAAGGCAATTCTTTCTGAACCATTTTGTTTCTCTTGATTTGTCTCTAGGTTTTTCAGGAGCACTTATGAAAGAAATAGGAACCGGAAGTCAATTCAATACCAGTTTGGTTGCGCCATACTGGGGATCTAACCTCTTTTCCTTCACCGCCATTAAAAAACTTCCACTAGTCAATGACTACAGCAACAATTATGTGTTGTCATCCAGCGATATAACACGTAAAAACGACTCCTTTGGAATGGATTTCAGAATCAAACTTGGTTTTCTACTTTTTTAATTTAAGCCATGAATAAAAACATTGCTTTCCTTGCTGCAATCGTCCTAATGCTTGGATTGAATTCCTGTACTCCAATCGAAAAACCGGTTGCCTGTATCGAATTTTCCGACTCCGACCTGGTGGGCTTCCCTAATTTCCCTATCAAAATGAGTTCGGCCTGTTCTCAAAATATAGGTGAATTGGAATGGATCATAAAAAACGATACTTTCTATGGCGGTTCCATCAATGTTCAGTCTTACATAAAAAACAATTCCACCCTCTCTGATACCATTAACCTGAACGTTTATGGAATTCGGCAAGATGATAAATCAAGCACCTATTTCATCCTGAATGCTGAAAAGAAAAAAAAGAGAATCCCCGGTTTTATTCTT
The DNA window shown above is from Bacteroidia bacterium and carries:
- a CDS encoding acyl-CoA dehydrogenase family protein, with protein sequence MSSYYFTEDHETFRQGLRQFLDKEVKPFIDEWEEKGQIPKEVWKKFGDMGYLGLNYSEEWGGTNADFFYSVVFMEEISKVFSGGFTITAAVQQYMASPYIYKHGSEYLKEHYLKPAITGEKICCIGITEPGAGSDAANIQTKAIQEGDYYVVNGAKTFITNAYYGDFLIAVVKTNPEAGTGGVSLLVIDLDTPGISKRKLKKLGWHSSDTAELNFDDVKVPVKNRIGEEGQGFYYLMGGLQLERLTGSIMGYSSSENVLEYSLKYMSERKAFGRTIDKFQVLRHRVAQLATEIEACKQFVYYVCRLHGDGKFAVKECSMAKLLSTELADKVMYQCVQFFGGYGYMEEYKVARAFRDSRIGTIGGGSSEIMREIIAKMVIDDVNYSKPSQQKESGSTSASPAQEASPKPTTAKGIILGLSSRLKAEKAANYSGIFHFDISGPNGGKFTVKLDKGSCQVSEGLDGNANCLTEVEDAVYEAVESGKMNPQEALMTGKLKVSNIMEMMQFGGLFRRLN
- a CDS encoding peptidylprolyl isomerase; translated protein: MTAKIITNKGEMKVEFFEKDAPKTVANFVKLSKIGFYKGIKFHRVIPNFVVQAGCPNGIGNGGPGYTIPCELTGDNQYHDRGILSMAHAGKDTGGSQFFICHNRENTKHLDRKHTVFGKVVDGIDVVDKIQVGDIIENIEITD
- a CDS encoding M48 family metallopeptidase; this encodes MLKQFTSIVAFICISASLFSQNFNDNYEPILIKGDISSQELSSPNWGIFKEAARKYAMDSQKTWRLEKDINQDRLKMLTGGAVYFHDEISQFVQKILNDLLITEPALEGKIKVYVTRYSSVNAISLPEGSIFLNIGLIATMENESQLAAILCHEIAHIKKQHVVSNMQKLEKIKQEEENVYNPDGNMFRNLSFSRDNEFEADAVGLSLLIASKYNAAEMPKALEMLEHLDSNEAPFDLVKLFNTDYYTIDTASISPKKITKWLKSERTDSDNAMILGLVEDIYLTHPEIEKRSLALREILKSTNYQGKGNNPESTFQKIKELARFEILANSLANGNYVKTLYEGLRLLRIYPENSFVKLCIMKSLYWMSQLKDQDLLENVMEKSSLIPTRNYAMISLLVAKPDLTQFKKLMYGYTKAQEEKLKNREEFALQLALATEAYLGKEAANVFYRQFLVAFPQSSYKTLIAEKLK
- the rpe gene encoding ribulose-phosphate 3-epimerase; its protein translation is MSHLIAPSILSADFANLQRDCEMINQSSADWFHVDIMDGVFVPNISFGFPVIKAIKKHARKPLDVHLMIVEPQRYFKEFKEAGADILTVHLEACTHLHRSIQEIKALGMKAGVALNPHTQVSLLEDVIKDIDLICVMSVNPGFGGQKFIENTYSKVKKLHQMKMETGSQAWIEIDGGVDLTNYRELIRSGAQVLVAGNTVFGSTNPSQTIEILKS